From a single Actinomycetota bacterium genomic region:
- a CDS encoding response regulator transcription factor: protein MAGKRILIADDDPHIRRLIFELLTAEGYQPLTAEDGEEALRVCREENPDLIILDIIMPKVDGMEVCRRLRDETAAPILFLTAKDDITDLVSGLAIGGDDYITKPFKGAELIARVKAALRRADMVRDSTEKEEYISVAGLEIDRRRREVSVDDRPVELTQTEFDLLWLLASHRGTVFSRKEIVKALWGYDDPGISRTIDTHIARLRKKIERDSSNPEFIKTVTGVGYKFF from the coding sequence ATGGCGGGCAAGAGGATTCTCATCGCCGACGACGATCCCCATATCCGCCGGCTCATCTTCGAGCTGCTGACGGCGGAGGGCTACCAGCCGCTGACCGCCGAGGACGGCGAGGAAGCCCTGCGCGTGTGCCGCGAAGAAAATCCGGACCTCATCATCCTGGACATCATCATGCCCAAGGTGGACGGCATGGAGGTGTGTCGGCGCCTGCGCGATGAAACGGCGGCGCCTATCCTGTTCCTCACCGCCAAGGACGACATCACCGACCTGGTCAGCGGGCTGGCCATCGGCGGCGACGACTACATCACCAAGCCTTTCAAGGGAGCGGAGCTCATCGCCCGGGTGAAGGCCGCCCTGCGCCGCGCGGACATGGTGCGGGACTCCACGGAAAAGGAGGAATACATATCCGTGGCCGGCCTGGAGATCGACAGGCGGCGTCGGGAGGTGTCCGTGGACGACCGCCCCGTGGAGCTGACCCAGACGGAGTTCGACCTCCTGTGGCTCCTGGCCAGCCATCGGGGCACCGTTTTCTCCCGCAAGGAGATCGTCAAGGCCCTCTGGGGTTACGACGACCCGGGCATCTCCCGGACCATCGACACCCACATCGCCCGGCTGCGCAAGAAGATCGAGCGCGATTCCTCCAACCCGGAGTTCATCAAGACGGTCACCGGGGTGGGCTACAAGTTCTTTTGA
- a CDS encoding CehA/McbA family metallohydrolase, with the protein MRKAWRRLLKAVAGLAGAATGILFLGIMDYLYDPEFFRSGRKPAPSKDTAPGEAELEPAMLRAGSGYAEVTLRFRCGPGGISEDGGLKIGICRLVDFGNKGKRPAFLYAHGWGLIQNRYPRLPNYYRCELRTSGRARLEVASQGYFPLRGALRFLGREFLRRCGVRLDPLDVGYLYLEQRKIRLRVRGGRLDEGDEILVLLGDRSRGSRGWKVPAHPSRVDLAVEVDERASGLYRYIGRSPVLEAVGGEAAALQPVLSSPDREGVGRIYLRAVDHRGDVDPTFAGAARIEPPPGMEVAREVVFTPRNRGVVTVPYRLANPGVYRLRASSDSLRGESNPVTFGGGMRLFWGDLHVHTCLCDGNLEPREFYRAARDEEGLDFAAVTMHDTMEVFEPSGREEEWRLIRELRDEFNRPGEFVVLLGYEWSDHRYGHRGVYFAPWERDPRVYGWLSPESDDPSKLRDCLRGHHALVVPHHTSWRRVFVLPFNWAKMVRMRIPPAYTWWDADAEQQRLVEIYSMHGASEKYDGPYPVTHGNPRGWFPRSLRDDRVPPGYGNYYQEALATGLRLGVVAGSDRHDYAVNERVHPVDVYPRGLTAVWAEELTDEEIWKALWNRRVYGTTGARIVLELYADGLPMGTEYYPSGSVTLEGRVLGTAPLRRVELVRGVRGDFRVAWSSSGGMEARFRLTDGYEGDRLYYLRVEQDDGHWAWSSPIWLLGNGGATA; encoded by the coding sequence ATGAGGAAGGCGTGGCGCAGGTTGTTGAAGGCCGTGGCCGGGTTGGCAGGAGCGGCCACCGGCATCCTGTTCCTCGGGATCATGGATTACCTCTACGATCCCGAGTTCTTCCGGTCCGGCCGCAAGCCCGCCCCCTCAAAGGACACCGCGCCGGGGGAGGCGGAGCTGGAGCCTGCTATGTTACGGGCAGGTTCGGGATACGCAGAGGTCACCCTGAGGTTCCGCTGCGGTCCGGGCGGCATCTCCGAGGACGGGGGCTTGAAGATCGGCATATGCCGTTTGGTAGATTTTGGTAATAAAGGGAAAAGGCCCGCCTTTCTTTACGCCCACGGCTGGGGCCTCATACAGAACCGCTACCCCCGCCTTCCCAATTATTACCGCTGCGAGCTGCGCACCTCGGGCAGGGCCCGGCTGGAGGTGGCTTCCCAGGGTTATTTCCCCCTGCGGGGCGCCCTGCGCTTCCTGGGCCGGGAGTTCCTGCGGCGCTGCGGCGTGAGGCTGGACCCCCTGGACGTGGGATACCTCTACCTGGAACAGAGGAAGATCCGCCTCCGGGTGCGGGGAGGTCGCCTGGATGAGGGGGACGAGATCCTGGTCCTCCTGGGGGACCGCAGCCGCGGGAGCCGGGGGTGGAAGGTTCCCGCCCATCCCTCCCGGGTGGACCTGGCGGTGGAGGTGGACGAGAGGGCCTCGGGCCTCTACCGCTACATCGGGCGCAGCCCGGTCCTGGAGGCGGTGGGCGGGGAGGCGGCGGCTCTCCAGCCCGTCCTCTCCTCCCCGGACCGGGAGGGTGTTGGCAGGATTTACCTCCGGGCCGTGGACCACAGGGGCGACGTGGACCCTACCTTCGCGGGAGCGGCGCGGATCGAGCCTCCGCCGGGCATGGAGGTCGCCCGCGAGGTGGTCTTCACTCCCCGGAACCGGGGGGTGGTCACCGTTCCCTACCGCTTGGCCAACCCGGGCGTTTACCGGCTGCGGGCATCTTCTGATTCCCTGCGGGGGGAGAGCAACCCGGTGACCTTCGGCGGCGGGATGCGCCTCTTCTGGGGGGACCTCCACGTGCATACTTGCCTCTGCGATGGGAACCTCGAGCCGCGGGAGTTCTACCGCGCGGCACGGGACGAGGAGGGCCTGGACTTCGCGGCCGTGACCATGCACGACACCATGGAGGTCTTCGAGCCCTCGGGGAGGGAGGAGGAATGGAGGCTTATCCGCGAGCTGCGGGACGAGTTCAACCGGCCCGGCGAGTTCGTGGTCCTCTTGGGTTACGAGTGGTCCGACCACCGCTACGGTCACCGGGGCGTCTACTTCGCGCCCTGGGAGAGGGATCCCCGCGTCTACGGCTGGCTGAGCCCGGAGAGCGACGACCCCTCGAAGCTGAGGGATTGCCTGCGCGGCCATCATGCCCTGGTGGTCCCCCACCACACCTCCTGGCGACGGGTGTTCGTGCTCCCCTTCAACTGGGCCAAGATGGTGAGGATGAGGATTCCTCCAGCCTATACCTGGTGGGATGCGGATGCGGAGCAGCAGCGCCTGGTGGAGATCTACAGCATGCACGGGGCATCCGAGAAATATGACGGTCCCTACCCGGTCACCCACGGTAACCCGCGGGGCTGGTTCCCCCGCTCCCTGCGCGACGACCGGGTCCCGCCCGGATATGGTAACTATTACCAGGAAGCCCTGGCCACTGGCCTCCGGCTGGGGGTGGTGGCGGGGAGCGACCGCCACGATTACGCGGTGAACGAGAGGGTGCATCCTGTGGACGTGTACCCCCGGGGGCTGACGGCCGTGTGGGCGGAGGAGCTGACCGACGAGGAGATCTGGAAGGCACTCTGGAACCGGCGCGTCTACGGCACCACGGGAGCCCGCATCGTTCTGGAGCTTTACGCCGACGGGCTTCCCATGGGCACGGAGTACTATCCCTCGGGCTCGGTCACACTGGAGGGAAGGGTGCTGGGAACGGCGCCCCTGCGCCGCGTGGAGCTGGTGCGCGGGGTGAGGGGGGATTTCCGCGTGGCCTGGTCCTCCTCGGGCGGGATGGAGGCCCGATTCCGGCTGACCGACGGGTATGAAGGGGATAGGCTCTATTACCTGCGGGTGGAGCAAGATGACGGCCACTGGGCGTGGTCCAGCCCCATCTGGCTGCTGGGGAATGGCGGCGCCACGGCTTGA
- the dinB gene encoding DNA polymerase IV, translating to MTQYVAHGLLRAADQGRAAVEGRCVLHLDMDAYFASVEQRDVPLYRGRPLVVCHTSSDFCTHGVVATASYEARHWGIKAGMSVWEARSRCPHACFVHADIPKYLDNARRIRRLCERLSHRVEVFSIDEVFVDLTPLLRSRPPGKGHWQEALRLGRELKGEIRRRLGLTASVGIGPNKLVAKMASEFRKPDGLTLITPEQLPDILAPLPVDRLVGVGERMRRHLRAMGVETVGDLARAPREVLEWKFGVVGRLLWEAAHGRDGSPVRAGGEDQGIKSFGHSLSLRGGTRDLEYLENTLLGLCDAVTRRMRREGYLGRTVNLRLRVGYALGYARARSLAEYTDLTSPIYAAARDLLRREASSGLWTEPVTTVGVSVSQLRRKEEGRQVTIWECLDSREERLTAVLDAIRDRYGEDVVTRASLLGDFALSGMNLAR from the coding sequence ATGACCCAGTACGTGGCGCACGGGCTTCTGCGCGCCGCGGACCAGGGGCGGGCCGCGGTGGAGGGGCGGTGCGTCCTTCACCTGGACATGGACGCCTACTTCGCCTCCGTGGAGCAGAGGGACGTGCCCCTGTACCGGGGCCGGCCCCTGGTGGTTTGCCACACCTCCAGCGATTTCTGCACCCACGGGGTGGTGGCCACCGCCTCCTACGAGGCGCGGCATTGGGGGATAAAGGCGGGCATGTCGGTGTGGGAGGCGCGGAGCCGCTGTCCCCACGCCTGCTTCGTGCATGCCGACATCCCCAAGTACCTGGACAACGCCCGGCGCATCCGGCGCCTCTGCGAGCGGCTTTCCCACCGCGTGGAAGTCTTTTCCATAGACGAGGTCTTCGTGGACCTCACCCCCCTTCTGCGATCCCGGCCGCCGGGAAAAGGGCACTGGCAGGAGGCCCTCCGGCTGGGGAGGGAGCTCAAGGGGGAGATACGCCGCCGGCTGGGGCTGACCGCCTCGGTGGGCATCGGGCCCAACAAGCTGGTGGCCAAGATGGCCTCCGAGTTCCGGAAGCCGGACGGCCTGACCCTGATCACCCCCGAGCAGCTCCCGGACATCCTGGCCCCCCTGCCCGTGGACCGGCTGGTGGGGGTGGGGGAGCGCATGCGCCGCCACCTGCGGGCCATGGGCGTGGAGACGGTGGGGGACCTGGCGCGGGCGCCGCGGGAGGTGCTGGAGTGGAAGTTCGGCGTGGTGGGGCGCCTGCTCTGGGAGGCGGCCCACGGTCGCGACGGGAGCCCGGTGAGGGCGGGCGGGGAGGACCAGGGGATAAAGTCCTTCGGCCACAGCCTCTCCCTGCGGGGCGGGACCCGGGACCTTGAATACCTGGAGAACACCCTGCTGGGACTGTGCGACGCCGTCACCCGCCGCATGCGCCGGGAGGGGTACCTGGGGAGGACGGTGAATCTCCGCCTCCGCGTGGGCTACGCCCTGGGGTACGCCCGCGCCCGCAGCCTGGCCGAGTACACCGACCTCACCTCGCCGATCTACGCGGCGGCGCGGGACCTTCTGCGCCGGGAGGCCTCCTCGGGGCTGTGGACGGAGCCGGTGACCACGGTGGGGGTTTCCGTGTCCCAGCTGCGCCGCAAGGAGGAGGGGAGGCAGGTCACCATCTGGGAGTGCCTGGACTCCCGGGAGGAGAGGCTCACCGCCGTTCTGGACGCTATCCGCGACCGCTACGGGGAGGACGTGGTCACCCGCGCCTCCCTGCTGGGCGATTTCGCCCTCTCGGGCATGAACCTGGCCCGTTGA
- a CDS encoding DUF6504 family protein: MVTLVEEPVDVAAVFRGGRLRPTAFLWRGRRYRVRRVLGTYRDLRGRYLELYYSVMSDTPEVYELRFSTDGMRWSLVRVHGEG; encoded by the coding sequence ATGGTCACCCTGGTGGAGGAACCGGTGGACGTGGCGGCGGTCTTCCGCGGGGGAAGGCTGCGGCCCACCGCTTTCCTCTGGCGCGGACGCCGGTACCGCGTCCGCCGGGTGCTGGGAACCTACCGGGATCTCAGGGGGCGCTACCTGGAGCTCTATTACTCGGTGATGAGCGACACCCCGGAGGTCTACGAGCTCCGCTTCTCCACCGACGGCATGAGGTGGAGCCTGGTGCGGGTGCACGGCGAGGGATAG
- the lexA gene encoding transcriptional repressor LexA: MAGPASRRRGSRLARGEGGGRRGLTPRQEEALEFVLSTLERRGYPPSVRELCEALGLSSTRGALRHLEALERKGFITRAPGARAIQVREDLRGGVAYLPLVGEVPAGPLRYASEEVEEWVPVPGRWGGRGRFLLRVRGDSMIGDGIHPGDLVVVDPHPGAEDGEIVVALVEGEATVKRLRRRGEVVELHASNPRYEPIRVRKGEADLRVVGKVVSLLRERV; the protein is encoded by the coding sequence ATGGCCGGACCGGCATCCCGGCGGAGAGGGTCCCGCCTCGCCCGCGGGGAGGGAGGCGGCAGGAGGGGCCTCACGCCCCGCCAGGAGGAGGCCCTGGAGTTCGTCCTCTCCACCCTGGAAAGGAGGGGCTATCCGCCCAGCGTGCGGGAGCTCTGCGAGGCCCTGGGCCTTTCCTCCACCCGGGGAGCCCTGCGCCACCTCGAGGCCCTGGAGAGGAAGGGTTTCATAACCCGGGCGCCCGGCGCGCGCGCCATACAGGTGCGGGAGGACCTCCGGGGCGGGGTGGCCTACCTGCCCCTGGTGGGCGAGGTCCCGGCGGGCCCCCTCCGCTACGCCTCCGAGGAGGTGGAGGAATGGGTCCCGGTCCCCGGCCGCTGGGGAGGGAGGGGGCGATTCCTCCTCCGGGTGAGGGGGGACAGCATGATCGGCGACGGTATCCACCCCGGGGACCTGGTGGTGGTGGACCCCCACCCGGGCGCGGAGGACGGGGAGATAGTGGTGGCCCTGGTGGAGGGGGAGGCCACCGTGAAGCGCCTGCGGCGCCGGGGGGAGGTGGTGGAGCTCCACGCCTCCAACCCCCGCTACGAGCCCATCCGGGTGAGGAAGGGGGAGGCGGACCTGAGGGTGGTGGGAAAGGTGGTCTCCCTGCTGCGGGAGAGGGTGTGA
- a CDS encoding STAS domain-containing protein — protein sequence MANDEVREGNELDIVLEDVGDHSVIVLSGEVDVYSAPKLRDTIRNLVEEGRYHIVVDLENVAFLDSTGLGVLVGGLKRVKHHQGDLGIICNQERILRIFRITGLTKVFTIYPSREDLLANIKGA from the coding sequence ATGGCGAACGACGAGGTAAGGGAAGGAAACGAGCTGGACATCGTCCTTGAGGACGTGGGCGACCATTCCGTCATCGTCCTTTCTGGAGAGGTGGACGTCTACAGCGCCCCCAAGCTGCGCGACACCATAAGGAACCTGGTGGAGGAGGGCCGCTATCATATCGTGGTGGACCTGGAGAACGTGGCTTTCCTGGACAGCACCGGCTTGGGAGTCCTGGTGGGGGGACTGAAAAGGGTGAAGCACCACCAGGGCGACCTGGGGATAATCTGCAACCAGGAACGCATACTGCGCATCTTCCGCATCACCGGTCTCACCAAGGTCTTCACCATCTATCCCTCCCGGGAGGACCTCCTGGCGAACATCAAGGGGGCGTGA
- a CDS encoding ATP-binding protein, with the protein MSGDKKVAFELEIPAKAKYISLARLFAGSIARRMNFSEDSVDDLKIAVSEMCTNAVVHTGNGTADKPPINIRFIVGEESLTIEVQDQGPGFDPRCVLESQPSELLEKGFGIPLIRSLVDVFECHSSPGGGTKVSITKFLPGRERR; encoded by the coding sequence TTGTCCGGAGACAAGAAGGTGGCCTTCGAGCTGGAGATCCCGGCGAAAGCCAAGTACATCAGCTTGGCGCGCCTCTTCGCCGGTTCCATCGCCCGCCGCATGAACTTCAGCGAGGACAGTGTGGACGACCTCAAGATAGCCGTCTCCGAGATGTGCACCAACGCCGTGGTCCATACCGGGAACGGCACCGCGGATAAACCCCCCATAAACATCCGCTTCATCGTGGGGGAGGAATCCCTGACCATCGAGGTCCAGGACCAGGGCCCGGGTTTCGACCCCCGGTGCGTGCTGGAAAGCCAGCCCTCCGAGCTGCTGGAAAAGGGGTTCGGCATCCCCCTGATCCGCAGCCTGGTGGACGTGTTCGAATGCCATTCCAGCCCGGGGGGAGGGACCAAGGTCAGCATAACCAAGTTCCTGCCCGGCAGGGAGAGGCGTTAA
- a CDS encoding protein-L-isoaspartate(D-aspartate) O-methyltransferase has translation MDEETYFRRLRQEMVRTQIAERGVRDPRVLEAMLRVPRHLFVPEDLRHRAYEDTPLPIGEGQTISQPYMVAWMTELLEAEEGDRVLEIGTGSGYQAAVLCELVKEVFSIEKNPLLAREAEERLLSLGYTNVRVRVGDGTLGWPEEAPFDGIMVTAGAPSVPQPLLEQLAEGGRLVIPVGSATMQMLTVVRKEDGALRTTEEGSCIFVPLVGKYGWRRFR, from the coding sequence ATGGATGAGGAAACGTACTTCCGCCGGCTCCGGCAGGAAATGGTTCGTACCCAGATAGCCGAGCGGGGCGTCCGGGACCCCCGGGTCCTGGAGGCCATGCTCCGTGTCCCCCGCCACCTCTTCGTTCCCGAGGACCTGCGCCACCGCGCCTACGAGGATACCCCCCTGCCCATCGGGGAAGGCCAGACCATAAGCCAGCCTTACATGGTGGCCTGGATGACCGAGCTCCTCGAGGCCGAGGAGGGGGACCGGGTGCTGGAGATAGGCACCGGGTCGGGATACCAGGCGGCCGTCCTCTGCGAGCTGGTGAAGGAGGTCTTCAGCATAGAGAAGAACCCCCTTCTGGCCCGGGAGGCGGAGGAAAGACTGCTCTCCCTCGGGTACACCAACGTGCGCGTCAGGGTGGGGGACGGCACCCTGGGATGGCCGGAGGAAGCCCCCTTCGACGGGATAATGGTAACCGCCGGCGCACCCTCCGTGCCCCAGCCCCTGCTGGAGCAGCTGGCGGAGGGAGGGCGGTTGGTTATCCCCGTGGGCTCGGCCACCATGCAGATGCTCACCGTGGTCAGGAAGGAGGACGGTGCCCTCCGCACCACGGAGGAGGGCTCCTGCATCTTCGTGCCCCTGGTAGGGAAGTACGGGTGGCGGCGGTTTAGGTGA
- a CDS encoding polyprenol monophosphomannose synthase, with protein sequence MREIVVVIPTYNERENLERIVEAVLAQPLDLSVLVVDDNSPDGTGEIADRLAAEDERVEVLHREGKGGLGTAYRAGFRYALERGAQYLFEIDADFSHNPDDIPRLYEAARGADAAVGSRYIKGGGCKNWSLFRWMISRGGNLYTKLVARTRTVDTTSGFRCYTRRVLEAIPLDRVTSQGYAFQIEMTFVAEALGFRIVEVPIIFTDRRGGESKMDFDIFWEGLKVVWGLRRKYADLLKG encoded by the coding sequence ATGCGCGAGATCGTGGTGGTCATACCCACCTACAACGAGAGGGAAAACCTGGAAAGGATAGTGGAGGCCGTCCTGGCCCAGCCGCTGGACCTTTCCGTCCTGGTGGTGGACGACAACTCCCCGGACGGCACGGGGGAGATCGCCGACCGCCTGGCAGCCGAGGACGAGCGGGTGGAGGTCCTGCACCGCGAGGGAAAGGGAGGACTGGGCACCGCCTACCGGGCGGGCTTCCGCTACGCCCTGGAAAGAGGCGCCCAATACCTTTTCGAGATCGACGCCGACTTCTCCCACAACCCCGACGACATCCCCCGCCTCTACGAGGCGGCCAGGGGGGCGGATGCCGCCGTGGGTTCCCGGTACATCAAGGGCGGAGGCTGCAAGAACTGGAGCCTCTTCCGCTGGATGATCAGCCGGGGAGGCAACCTGTATACCAAGCTGGTGGCCCGCACCAGGACGGTGGACACCACCTCCGGTTTCCGCTGCTACACCCGCCGGGTACTGGAGGCCATCCCCCTGGACCGGGTGACCTCGCAGGGTTACGCCTTCCAGATCGAGATGACCTTCGTGGCCGAGGCCCTCGGATTCCGCATCGTGGAAGTGCCCATCATCTTCACCGACCGCAGGGGCGGGGAGTCCAAGATGGATTTCGACATCTTCTGGGAGGGCCTCAAGGTGGTCTGGGGACTGCGCCGCAAGTACGCGGACCTCCTCAAGGGCTGA
- a CDS encoding sensor domain-containing diguanylate cyclase yields MEDLPRGSEKTEIRLAFAGFNSFCGRLARVLAQCEGVRITGILAGKLPPEWPSEVDPPPLFTARGRFLKEASPDLLLVADDVEGSSLPAGDYQVLEVGKDSPLALFLERLSMLAADSRRLGGELQEIAAVCAGAGVVEAYSDPLPKLSQLLDKAMALSGAREGMILFPGEAVDSMRVVLARGERLESAVGRSLEVGNSICGRAFDTGAMVHHAVEAETGEAAFLGAEEVETLLALPMRAEGKVAGILALVFRGVPEARQLPLLALVADQGGLAVLIARLYSELETNVVTDSASGLYNRNFFLQRLHEEISRARRYSLNVCLVFLEIDGFEDYVERNGRFLGDLVISDVGSIIKRNTREVDTAARYQGHTFAVLLPETRRLGAMRLAERIRKVVEEYPFPSREKKEVETLTMSAGVASYPACADSEETLLERALAALAAARAEGPNRVRLYAEGM; encoded by the coding sequence ATGGAAGATCTACCTCGAGGGTCGGAGAAAACGGAGATCCGCCTGGCCTTCGCGGGCTTCAACTCCTTTTGCGGGAGGCTGGCCAGGGTCCTGGCGCAGTGCGAGGGGGTGCGGATCACGGGAATCCTGGCCGGGAAGCTGCCGCCGGAGTGGCCCTCCGAGGTGGATCCCCCGCCCCTCTTCACCGCCCGCGGCAGGTTCCTCAAGGAAGCCTCACCTGACCTCCTCCTGGTGGCGGACGACGTGGAGGGCTCGAGCCTCCCGGCCGGTGACTACCAGGTACTGGAAGTAGGGAAGGATTCGCCGCTCGCGCTTTTTCTGGAAAGGCTTTCCATGCTGGCCGCGGACAGCCGCCGCCTGGGCGGTGAGCTGCAGGAGATCGCTGCGGTGTGCGCCGGCGCCGGGGTGGTGGAGGCCTACTCCGATCCCCTTCCCAAGCTCTCCCAGCTGCTGGACAAAGCCATGGCCCTTTCCGGGGCCCGGGAGGGCATGATCCTTTTCCCGGGTGAGGCGGTGGATTCCATGCGGGTGGTCCTGGCCCGGGGGGAGAGGCTGGAGTCGGCGGTGGGCAGATCCCTCGAGGTGGGGAATTCCATATGTGGCCGGGCCTTCGACACCGGGGCCATGGTGCACCACGCGGTGGAGGCGGAGACGGGGGAAGCGGCCTTCCTCGGGGCGGAGGAGGTGGAGACCCTCCTGGCCCTGCCCATGCGTGCGGAGGGGAAGGTGGCGGGGATACTGGCCTTGGTCTTCCGGGGGGTCCCGGAAGCCAGGCAACTGCCCCTCCTGGCCCTGGTGGCCGACCAGGGAGGCCTGGCGGTGCTCATCGCCCGCCTGTACTCCGAGCTGGAGACCAACGTGGTGACCGATTCCGCCTCCGGCCTCTACAACCGCAATTTCTTCCTGCAGCGGCTGCACGAGGAGATAAGCCGCGCCCGGCGCTACAGCCTCAATGTGTGCCTGGTCTTCCTGGAGATAGACGGCTTCGAGGATTACGTGGAGAGGAACGGCCGTTTCCTGGGGGACCTGGTAATCTCCGACGTGGGCAGCATCATCAAGCGCAACACGCGCGAGGTGGACACGGCGGCCCGTTACCAGGGCCACACCTTCGCCGTCCTCCTCCCGGAGACCAGGAGGCTGGGGGCCATGCGCCTGGCGGAGCGCATCCGCAAGGTGGTGGAGGAGTACCCCTTCCCGTCACGGGAGAAGAAGGAAGTGGAGACCCTGACCATGAGCGCCGGCGTGGCCTCCTACCCGGCCTGCGCCGACAGCGAGGAGACGCTTCTGGAGAGGGCGCTGGCCGCCCTGGCCGCCGCCCGGGCGGAGGGGCCCAACCGGGTGCGCCTCTACGCGGAGGGGATGTAG
- a CDS encoding radical SAM protein translates to MNGRPSNDGSKKRPTLTRRLRRKFYRAFGPPTFPLFMAAGGWLLKSLGPHIPFIRFARPDRFSYHLPPVKSRAYERFYRNIVNRGLGREWGPHAVTIAVTHDCNARCVHCSAFRRSREGTLTTDEWCRVIDQCAELGITDIIITGGEPLLRPDLDILIRRIVENDCVADLFTNGSLLTEENLNRLSEAGCDTIFVSLDSPIPEEHNRLRGVPGLYDRVMEGIERAVARGMYVGLSTYMSREWVRRGYHHDFLALCKKLGVRELTVFDLVPTGKCLKQDELILTDAEREVFRVLHEEQWKDLRGPRVCMMCHVNDPHIMGCFGVKWQIHITHNGFVTPCDFTPLHFGNVKEEPLWDIWHRMKVHPEYDRKAMTCRMQDPEFRRKYVHKIPEGAELPFPIYEVDEEHRKARCAFP, encoded by the coding sequence ATGAACGGTAGGCCTTCGAACGACGGCAGCAAGAAAAGACCGACGCTCACCCGCCGGCTGCGGCGCAAGTTCTACCGCGCCTTCGGGCCTCCCACCTTCCCCCTCTTCATGGCCGCCGGAGGGTGGCTGCTGAAGAGCCTCGGGCCTCACATCCCCTTCATCCGCTTCGCCAGGCCGGACCGCTTTTCCTATCACCTGCCCCCGGTGAAGTCCCGGGCCTACGAGAGGTTTTACCGCAATATCGTAAACCGGGGCCTGGGAAGGGAATGGGGGCCCCATGCCGTGACCATCGCCGTCACCCACGACTGCAACGCCCGGTGCGTGCACTGCAGCGCCTTCCGGCGTTCCCGCGAGGGGACCCTGACCACCGACGAATGGTGCCGGGTCATCGACCAGTGCGCGGAACTGGGCATCACGGATATCATCATCACCGGCGGCGAACCCCTCCTCCGGCCCGACCTGGACATCCTCATCCGGCGCATCGTGGAGAACGACTGCGTGGCCGACCTCTTCACCAACGGTTCCCTCCTCACCGAGGAGAACCTGAACCGCCTGAGCGAGGCGGGATGCGACACCATATTCGTCAGCCTGGACAGCCCCATCCCCGAGGAGCACAACCGCTTGCGCGGCGTGCCCGGCCTCTACGACCGGGTGATGGAGGGGATCGAGAGGGCGGTGGCGCGCGGGATGTACGTGGGCCTTTCCACCTACATGAGCCGGGAGTGGGTGCGCAGGGGCTATCACCACGATTTCCTGGCCCTCTGCAAAAAACTGGGAGTGCGGGAGCTCACCGTCTTCGACCTTGTCCCCACCGGGAAATGCCTCAAGCAGGACGAGCTCATCCTCACCGATGCCGAGAGAGAGGTCTTCCGGGTCCTCCACGAGGAACAGTGGAAGGATCTCCGAGGCCCCCGCGTGTGCATGATGTGCCACGTGAACGACCCCCACATCATGGGATGCTTCGGCGTGAAGTGGCAGATACACATCACCCACAACGGGTTCGTCACCCCTTGCGATTTCACCCCCCTGCATTTCGGAAACGTCAAGGAGGAGCCTCTCTGGGACATCTGGCACCGCATGAAGGTGCACCCGGAGTACGACCGTAAGGCCATGACCTGCCGCATGCAGGACCCCGAGTTCCGCCGCAAGTACGTCCACAAGATACCCGAGGGCGCGGAGCTCCCCTTCCCCATCTACGAGGTGGACGAGGAGCACCGGAAGGCCCGCTGCGCCTTCCCCTGA